A single window of Bradyrhizobium daqingense DNA harbors:
- a CDS encoding M15 family metallopeptidase, which produces MKRILTAFLAAVTISAAHAQSLPGGFAYLRDIDPSIIQDIRYATSNNFVGRPLAGYNAGECVVKREVGLRLKAIQQELAAQNLSLKMFDCYRPARASLDMVKWSQNGHETAAERRYNPRIPKTELFRLGYIASRSQHSAGAALDLTLVDLKADNSAKYDPSKTYADCTAPVDARAPEGSVDMGTGYDCTDTKGHTAAPSISPEQRAWRKRLVAAMARQGFVNYSKEWWHFSLPGAGGAAYDFPIQPRRN; this is translated from the coding sequence GTGAAAAGAATTCTGACAGCGTTCCTCGCCGCAGTGACGATCAGTGCAGCCCACGCCCAATCGCTCCCTGGCGGCTTCGCCTACCTGCGCGACATCGATCCCAGCATCATCCAGGACATTCGCTACGCCACGTCGAACAACTTCGTCGGCCGTCCGCTCGCCGGCTACAACGCCGGCGAATGCGTGGTGAAGCGGGAGGTGGGGCTGCGGCTGAAGGCGATCCAGCAGGAGCTGGCGGCGCAAAATCTCTCGCTCAAGATGTTCGACTGCTACCGGCCGGCGCGGGCCTCGCTCGACATGGTGAAGTGGTCGCAGAACGGCCACGAGACGGCGGCCGAGCGGCGCTACAATCCGCGAATTCCAAAGACCGAGTTGTTCCGCCTCGGCTACATCGCGAGCCGTTCGCAGCATTCGGCCGGGGCGGCGCTCGATCTCACGCTGGTCGATCTCAAGGCCGACAATTCCGCCAAATACGATCCCTCGAAGACCTATGCCGATTGCACGGCGCCAGTCGATGCGCGCGCGCCGGAGGGCAGTGTCGACATGGGCACCGGCTACGACTGTACCGATACCAAGGGGCACACGGCGGCGCCATCGATCAGTCCGGAACAGCGCGCCTGGCGCAAGCGGCTGGTGGCGGCGATGGCCAGGCAAGGCTTTGTGAACTATTCGAAGGAGTGGTGGCATTTTTCCCTGCCGGGGGCAGGCGGGGCGGCCTATGATTTCCCGATCCAGCCGCGGCGGAACTAA
- a CDS encoding aspartate carbamoyltransferase catalytic subunit, whose translation MTSKSTFVLGHRHLLGIEGLSAADISGLLDLSEEYVEVNRQVDKKRTVLRGRTQVNLFFEASTRTQSSFELAGKRLGADVMNMSVASSSIKKGETLIDTAMTLNAMHPDILVMRHHASGAVELLARKVDGSVINAGDGAHEHPTQALLDALTIRRNKGRIEGLVVAICGDVLHSRVARSNIILLNTMGARVRVVGPSTLLPPGIERMGVEVARDMREGLNGADIVMMLRLQRERMNGSFVPSSSEYFHYFGLDQKKLAYAKPDALVMHPGPMNRGVEIDTAVADGAQSLIREQVEMGVAVRMAVLEALARNLPNA comes from the coding sequence ATGACATCGAAATCGACCTTCGTCCTCGGCCACCGGCATTTGCTGGGCATCGAGGGCCTTTCCGCGGCCGACATCAGCGGCCTCCTCGACCTGTCCGAAGAATATGTCGAGGTCAACCGCCAGGTTGACAAGAAGCGCACCGTCCTGCGTGGACGGACGCAAGTGAACCTCTTTTTCGAGGCCTCCACCCGGACCCAATCCTCGTTCGAGCTCGCGGGAAAACGGCTCGGCGCCGACGTCATGAACATGTCGGTCGCCTCCTCGTCCATCAAGAAGGGCGAGACGCTGATCGACACCGCCATGACGCTGAACGCGATGCATCCCGACATCCTCGTGATGCGCCATCACGCCTCCGGCGCGGTGGAACTGCTGGCCCGCAAGGTTGACGGTTCCGTGATCAATGCCGGCGACGGCGCGCATGAGCATCCGACCCAGGCGCTGCTGGATGCACTCACCATCCGCCGCAACAAGGGCCGGATCGAAGGGCTCGTGGTCGCGATCTGCGGCGACGTGCTGCATTCGCGCGTCGCCCGCTCCAACATCATCCTGCTCAACACCATGGGGGCCCGCGTGCGCGTGGTCGGCCCCTCCACGCTGTTGCCCCCCGGCATCGAACGGATGGGGGTCGAGGTGGCGCGCGACATGCGCGAGGGGCTGAACGGTGCCGATATCGTCATGATGCTGCGGCTGCAGCGCGAGCGCATGAACGGCTCTTTCGTGCCGTCATCCAGCGAGTATTTCCACTATTTCGGACTGGACCAGAAGAAGCTCGCCTATGCCAAGCCGGACGCGCTCGTGATGCATCCCGGTCCGATGAACCGTGGCGTGGAGATCGACACGGCGGTCGCGGACGGCGCGCAGTCCCTGATCCGCGAGCAGGTGGAGATGGGAGTCGCCGTGCGCATGGCGGTGCTGGAAGCCCTCGCACGTAACCTGCCGAACGCGTGA
- a CDS encoding dihydroorotase, whose product MPMLTDRRPVLLANARVVDPSRDFDGVGDVLIADGMIRETRRGIGAAGVPEGTDIVNCSGKIVAPGLIDMRAFVGEPGFSHRETFATASQAAATGGITTIICQPDTLPVIDNSATVDFVMRRARDTAIVNIQPMAALTKGMHGQEMTEFGLLKAAGAVAFSDGARSVTNAQVMRRALTYARDFDALIVHFTEDPDLVGEGVMNEGEFASRLGLMGIPRAAEAVILERDMRLVALTGGRYHAASLTCIESLDILQRARDAGLAVSASVSINHLALNENDIGPYRSFLKLSPPLRTEDDRRALVAAIGSGLLDIIMSDHNPQDVEVKRLPFAEAAPGAVGLETMLPAGLRLVHNGEMELKTLIRAMSTRPAELLGLPGGTLRTGSPADVIVIDPDTPWVVDPADLKSPCKNTPFDEARFTGRVVRTIVGGRTVYEHV is encoded by the coding sequence ATGCCGATGTTGACCGATCGCCGCCCCGTCCTGCTCGCCAACGCCCGCGTCGTCGATCCCTCCAGGGATTTCGACGGTGTCGGCGACGTCCTCATCGCCGACGGCATGATCCGCGAGACCCGCCGTGGCATCGGCGCGGCCGGCGTCCCCGAGGGCACCGACATCGTCAACTGCTCCGGCAAGATCGTCGCGCCCGGGCTGATCGACATGCGCGCCTTCGTCGGCGAGCCCGGCTTCAGCCATCGCGAGACCTTCGCCACCGCGAGCCAGGCGGCGGCGACCGGTGGCATCACCACCATCATCTGCCAGCCCGACACCCTGCCGGTGATCGATAATTCGGCGACCGTCGACTTCGTGATGCGCCGCGCCCGCGACACCGCCATCGTCAACATCCAGCCGATGGCCGCCCTCACCAAGGGCATGCACGGCCAGGAGATGACCGAGTTCGGGCTGCTCAAGGCTGCGGGGGCGGTCGCCTTCAGTGACGGCGCCAGAAGCGTGACCAACGCGCAGGTGATGCGCCGTGCGCTGACCTATGCGCGCGATTTCGATGCGCTGATCGTGCACTTCACCGAGGATCCCGATCTCGTCGGCGAAGGCGTCATGAACGAGGGCGAATTCGCTTCGCGCCTGGGCTTGATGGGCATCCCGCGCGCCGCCGAGGCCGTCATTCTCGAGCGCGACATGCGCCTCGTCGCATTGACCGGCGGCCGCTATCACGCGGCCTCGCTGACCTGCATCGAGTCCCTCGACATCCTCCAGCGCGCCCGCGACGCCGGCCTCGCCGTCAGCGCCTCGGTCTCGATCAATCATCTGGCGCTGAACGAGAACGACATCGGTCCTTACCGATCGTTCCTGAAACTGTCGCCGCCCCTGCGCACCGAGGACGACCGCCGCGCGCTGGTGGCAGCGATCGGCTCCGGGCTGCTCGACATCATCATGTCCGACCACAATCCGCAGGACGTCGAAGTCAAGCGCCTGCCGTTCGCGGAAGCCGCACCCGGCGCCGTCGGTCTCGAGACCATGCTGCCCGCCGGCCTGCGCCTCGTCCACAATGGCGAAATGGAACTGAAGACACTGATCCGTGCGATGTCGACCCGTCCGGCCGAGCTGCTGGGATTGCCAGGCGGAACCCTGCGCACCGGCAGCCCGGCTGATGTCATCGTGATCGATCCCGACACGCCCTGGGTCGTCGATCCCGCCGACCTCAAATCGCCCTGCAAGAATACCCCGTTCGACGAGGCCCGCTTTACAGGCCGCGTGGTGCGCACCATTGTCGGCGGCCGGACGGTCTATGAGCATGTCTGA
- the plsY gene encoding glycerol-3-phosphate 1-O-acyltransferase PlsY produces MALEAFLPVAFIIGYLLGSIPFGLILTRLAGTQDIRSIGSGSIGATNVLRTGRKSLAAGTLLFDALKGTVAVVIAGYLAGPNAAMVAGLGAFLGHLFPVWLKFKGGKGVATYIGVLLGLFWPGAIVFCLLWLATAFTTRYSSLSALVAAFITPIFLWWFGHLALSALTAVLTLLLFYAHRENIKRLQGGRESRIGEKA; encoded by the coding sequence ATGGCGCTTGAAGCATTTCTGCCGGTGGCCTTCATCATCGGCTACCTCCTCGGCTCGATCCCGTTCGGGCTGATCCTGACCAGGCTTGCGGGTACGCAGGATATCCGCTCGATCGGCTCCGGCAGCATCGGCGCCACCAACGTGCTGCGCACCGGACGCAAGAGCCTTGCCGCCGGCACCCTGTTGTTCGACGCGCTCAAGGGCACCGTGGCCGTGGTGATCGCCGGCTACCTCGCAGGACCCAATGCCGCCATGGTGGCCGGGCTCGGCGCGTTCCTCGGCCATCTCTTTCCGGTCTGGCTGAAGTTCAAAGGCGGCAAGGGCGTGGCCACCTATATCGGCGTCCTGCTCGGCCTGTTCTGGCCCGGCGCCATCGTGTTCTGCCTGCTCTGGCTCGCCACCGCCTTTACCACCCGCTATTCCTCGCTCTCCGCGCTCGTGGCGGCGTTTATCACGCCGATTTTCCTGTGGTGGTTCGGGCACCTCGCCCTGTCGGCCCTGACGGCAGTGTTGACGCTGCTGTTGTTCTACGCGCATCGCGAGAACATCAAGCGCCTGCAAGGTGGCAGGGAAAGCCGGATTGGCGAGAAGGCATAG
- a CDS encoding patatin-like phospholipase family protein, producing the protein MSEKIVGTHDGGGSVGVSGTAASRLLSATNIWSDAPSPPAPKVLPVLPPVSPPEPIAKAPVTVEVVTTVAPVAPVQPHSRQWPPRKLSLALQGGGTFAAFSWGVLERLLEEPDIAIDTISGASAGAINALLLACGLAEGGREGARSRLNRFWVRLMHEASFRSLMLIGGFSPAGSSVAFGPTLRSGQFDPFDLDPLRQALSRDIDFAALRDASCPKLMIAATRIRDGQQQIFRNDAITADVALASTCPPLVHCAVEIDGEAYWDGGFGGNPPLLRLAQETTTPDVLLIQVTPARDSYVPITLAAIDRRLDQIAANAALNAEIAAIEWAQAHAAPSLRLSRIAAEDSVEGLAQRSSTDLGRGFIRALHRSGREAAERWLRQGANGKAPARDAVRREPALA; encoded by the coding sequence ATGAGCGAGAAGATTGTCGGCACGCATGACGGGGGTGGTTCGGTGGGTGTTTCCGGCACTGCAGCAAGCCGGCTGCTCTCGGCGACCAATATCTGGTCCGATGCGCCCTCGCCGCCCGCCCCAAAAGTTCTTCCCGTTCTGCCGCCAGTGTCGCCGCCCGAGCCAATCGCGAAAGCGCCCGTGACGGTCGAGGTCGTGACCACGGTCGCGCCTGTCGCTCCCGTGCAGCCGCATTCCCGCCAATGGCCGCCGCGAAAACTCTCGCTGGCGCTCCAGGGCGGCGGCACCTTTGCAGCCTTCAGCTGGGGCGTGCTGGAGCGGCTGCTGGAAGAGCCAGATATCGCGATCGACACGATCAGCGGCGCCAGCGCCGGCGCCATCAATGCGCTGCTGCTCGCCTGCGGCCTGGCCGAAGGCGGCCGCGAAGGCGCGCGCTCCCGGCTGAACCGGTTCTGGGTCCGGCTGATGCACGAGGCCTCATTCCGCTCGCTGATGCTGATCGGCGGCTTTTCGCCGGCGGGAAGTTCTGTCGCATTCGGCCCGACGCTGCGCTCCGGCCAGTTCGATCCGTTCGATCTCGATCCGCTGCGGCAGGCGCTGTCGCGCGACATCGATTTTGCTGCCCTGCGCGACGCAAGCTGCCCAAAACTCATGATCGCGGCGACGCGGATCCGCGACGGGCAGCAGCAAATCTTCCGCAATGACGCCATCACCGCCGACGTCGCGCTGGCCTCGACCTGCCCGCCGCTCGTTCACTGCGCCGTGGAGATCGACGGCGAGGCCTATTGGGACGGCGGCTTCGGTGGCAACCCGCCGCTGCTGCGGCTGGCGCAGGAAACGACGACGCCCGATGTCCTGCTGATCCAGGTCACGCCGGCGCGCGACAGCTACGTGCCGATCACGCTCGCCGCGATCGACCGCCGGCTCGACCAGATCGCGGCCAATGCCGCGCTCAATGCCGAGATCGCTGCGATCGAATGGGCGCAGGCCCATGCCGCGCCTTCACTGCGGCTATCGAGGATCGCGGCCGAAGACTCTGTCGAGGGCCTCGCGCAGCGCTCCTCCACGGATCTCGGCCGCGGCTTCATTCGCGCGCTGCACCGGAGCGGTCGCGAGGCGGCCGAGCGCTGGCTCCGGCAAGGTGCGAATGGCAAGGCGCCCGCACGCGATGCCGTTCGCCGCGAACCCGCCCTAGCCTGA
- a CDS encoding amidase: protein MISLADLQRRIEAGELSPDAAIAQSHAAIEAKEKDVRAFVRHDKTAKAQGSGPLRGIAVGIKDIIDTANMPTEMGSEIYRDWQPRSDAPVVMMLKRAGATIIGKTTTTAFASRDPTPTLNPHNLGHTPGGSSSGSAAAVGAGMIPLALGTQTGGSVIRPAAYCGTAAIKPSFRMLPTVGVKCYSWALDTVGLFGAHAEDLARGLLAITGRTEFSGITPAKAPRIGVVRQEFAGSVEPAAEQGLEAAIQAATRAGANVRTIELPASLQDAWRIHPIIQDFEAHRALAWEFSERHDDIAPMLRASLDATAGLTPKEYDEARRISRRGRRELGELFEGIDVLLTYSAPGTAPAKELATTGDPRYNRLWTLMGNPCVNVPVLKVNGLPIGVQVIARFGNDPLALAAAWFLEDALAKSG, encoded by the coding sequence ATGATCTCACTTGCCGACCTCCAGCGCCGTATCGAAGCGGGCGAACTTTCGCCCGATGCCGCCATCGCGCAGTCGCACGCGGCGATCGAGGCCAAGGAGAAGGACGTCCGCGCCTTCGTCCGTCATGACAAAACCGCCAAGGCGCAAGGCTCCGGCCCGCTGCGCGGTATCGCGGTCGGCATCAAGGACATCATCGACACCGCCAACATGCCGACCGAGATGGGCTCGGAAATCTATCGGGACTGGCAGCCGCGCTCGGATGCGCCTGTGGTGATGATGCTGAAGCGGGCGGGCGCCACCATCATCGGCAAGACCACGACCACGGCGTTCGCTTCGCGCGATCCGACGCCGACGCTCAATCCGCACAATCTGGGCCACACGCCCGGTGGCTCGTCCTCGGGCTCGGCCGCGGCCGTCGGCGCCGGCATGATTCCGCTGGCGCTGGGCACGCAGACCGGCGGCTCGGTGATCCGCCCCGCCGCCTATTGCGGCACGGCTGCGATCAAGCCGTCGTTCCGGATGCTGCCGACGGTCGGGGTCAAATGCTATTCGTGGGCGCTCGATACGGTCGGTCTGTTCGGGGCGCACGCCGAGGATCTCGCGCGCGGGCTGCTGGCAATCACGGGGCGCACCGAGTTCTCCGGCATCACCCCGGCCAAGGCGCCGCGCATCGGCGTAGTCAGGCAGGAATTTGCAGGCAGCGTGGAGCCGGCGGCGGAGCAGGGGTTGGAGGCTGCGATTCAGGCGGCGACGCGAGCGGGCGCCAATGTGCGCACGATCGAACTGCCCGCCTCACTGCAGGACGCCTGGCGCATCCATCCGATCATCCAGGATTTCGAGGCGCATCGCGCGCTGGCCTGGGAGTTTTCGGAGCGCCACGACGATATCGCGCCGATGCTGCGCGCAAGCCTCGATGCGACGGCCGGACTGACGCCGAAAGAGTATGACGAGGCCCGCCGAATCAGCCGGCGCGGACGCCGTGAGCTCGGCGAGCTTTTCGAGGGCATCGACGTGCTCCTGACCTATTCGGCGCCGGGCACCGCGCCGGCCAAGGAGCTCGCGACCACGGGTGATCCCCGCTACAACCGGCTGTGGACGCTGATGGGCAATCCTTGCGTCAACGTGCCGGTGCTGAAGGTGAATGGCCTGCCGATCGGCGTGCAGGTGATCGCGCGCTTCGGCAATGATCCGCTCGCGCTTGCGGCGGCCTGGTTCCTGGAAGATGCGCTGGCGAAATCAGGCTAG
- the dprA gene encoding DNA-processing protein DprA, with translation MLSPQGDTVDAINPSVELTELERIDHLRLIRSDNVGPRTFRSLVDHFGTARAALERLPDLARRGGAQRSGRICSADEAKAELAASRKFGIAWRAPGEDGYPARLAMIDDAPPLLAVRGDTKTLMRPMIAIVGSRNASGAGLKFAGQLARELGEAGFIVISGLARGVDQAAHRASVESGTIAVLAGGHDCIYPPEHGDLLTSILDHEGAAISEMPLGHEPRARDFPRRNRLISGASLGVVVVEAAHRSGSLITARMAAEQGREVFAVPGSPLDPRAAGANDLIKQGATLVTEAADIVNAVQPIMERPLMHPAEEPDSEPFESDPQGHDRDQITGLLGPAPISIDDLVRMSGASPAIVRTVLLELELAGKLERHGGGLVSLL, from the coding sequence ATGCTGTCCCCACAAGGAGACACCGTGGACGCCATCAATCCGAGCGTGGAGCTGACCGAGCTTGAGCGGATCGACCACCTGCGTCTGATCCGCTCCGACAATGTCGGGCCGCGCACCTTCCGCTCGCTGGTCGATCATTTCGGCACCGCGCGGGCTGCGCTGGAGCGGCTGCCTGATCTGGCGCGCCGCGGCGGTGCGCAGCGATCGGGTCGCATCTGTAGCGCGGATGAAGCGAAGGCCGAGCTTGCCGCAAGCCGCAAGTTCGGCATCGCTTGGCGCGCGCCCGGCGAGGACGGCTATCCGGCGCGGCTCGCAATGATCGACGACGCGCCGCCGCTGCTCGCCGTGCGCGGCGACACCAAAACCCTGATGCGGCCGATGATCGCGATCGTCGGCTCGCGCAATGCGTCCGGCGCCGGGTTGAAGTTTGCCGGCCAGCTCGCGCGCGAGCTCGGCGAAGCCGGCTTTATCGTCATCTCCGGCCTCGCCCGAGGCGTCGATCAGGCCGCGCATCGCGCGAGCGTCGAGAGCGGCACCATCGCGGTGCTCGCCGGCGGACATGACTGCATCTATCCGCCTGAGCATGGTGATCTCCTCACATCGATCCTCGATCACGAGGGCGCTGCGATCTCCGAGATGCCGCTCGGCCATGAGCCGCGCGCCCGCGACTTCCCTCGCCGCAACCGATTGATCTCCGGCGCCTCGCTCGGCGTGGTCGTGGTGGAAGCCGCTCACCGCTCGGGCTCGCTGATCACTGCACGCATGGCGGCCGAACAGGGCCGCGAGGTGTTCGCCGTCCCCGGCTCGCCGCTCGACCCGCGCGCGGCCGGCGCCAACGATCTGATCAAGCAGGGCGCGACTCTCGTCACGGAAGCCGCCGACATCGTCAATGCGGTGCAGCCGATCATGGAGCGCCCGCTGATGCATCCGGCTGAAGAGCCCGACAGCGAGCCATTCGAAAGCGATCCGCAAGGCCACGATCGTGATCAGATCACCGGCCTGCTCGGCCCCGCCCCCATTTCAATCGACGACCTCGTGCGGATGTCCGGCGCCTCGCCTGCGATCGTGCGCACCGTGCTGCTGGAGCTGGAGCTCGCCGGTAAGCTCGAACGCCACGGCGGCGGGCTGGTGTCCCTGCTCTAA
- a CDS encoding winged helix-turn-helix transcriptional regulator produces MGTSLKPANTDFPATPRPDPIPDPNHADCRGVASVLSRVGDKWSVFVIMMLSDGPKRFNELKRMINGISQRMLTLTLRGLERDGLVTRTIFPTIPPRVDYELTDLGRGLQEPVKALGEWAIKHQQQIAAARTRFDARNET; encoded by the coding sequence ATGGGCACATCTTTGAAACCTGCGAACACCGATTTTCCCGCCACGCCGAGGCCGGATCCCATACCGGACCCCAACCACGCGGACTGCCGCGGGGTCGCCTCAGTGCTGTCCCGCGTCGGCGACAAATGGAGCGTGTTCGTCATCATGATGCTGAGCGACGGGCCCAAGCGCTTCAATGAGCTCAAGCGCATGATCAACGGCATCTCGCAGCGCATGCTGACATTGACGCTGCGCGGCCTCGAGCGCGACGGCCTCGTCACGCGCACGATCTTTCCAACTATTCCGCCGCGCGTCGACTATGAGCTGACCGATCTCGGCCGTGGTCTCCAGGAGCCGGTAAAAGCGCTCGGCGAGTGGGCGATCAAACACCAGCAGCAGATCGCAGCAGCTCGCACGCGGTTCGACGCGCGGAACGAAACTTAG
- a CDS encoding FMN-dependent NADH-azoreductase produces the protein MKLLHLDSSVLGPHSVSRQVSAAIVDRLRQATPSLDITYRDLTETPLAHLSGSHLAAAQGAPAPAELAPDLAASAAALDEFLAADIVVIGAPMYNFTIPSQLKAWIDRILVAGKTFSYGANGPQGLAGGKRVIVAISRGGYYGAETPYVAGEHLETYLRWVFGFMGITNVEFIPADGIQVGPEHREKAIAGALQSATSLRAA, from the coding sequence ATGAAACTCCTCCATCTCGACTCCAGCGTCCTCGGCCCCCACTCCGTCAGCCGGCAGGTCTCCGCCGCCATCGTCGACAGGCTCCGGCAGGCGACGCCCAGCCTCGACATCACCTATCGGGATCTGACTGAGACCCCGCTCGCCCATCTCTCCGGTTCGCATCTCGCGGCCGCGCAAGGCGCACCCGCGCCCGCGGAACTTGCGCCCGACCTCGCCGCGAGCGCGGCTGCGCTGGATGAGTTCCTCGCCGCCGACATCGTCGTGATCGGCGCGCCCATGTACAATTTCACCATTCCCAGCCAGCTCAAGGCCTGGATCGATCGCATTCTCGTTGCGGGCAAGACGTTCAGCTATGGGGCGAATGGGCCGCAGGGCCTTGCCGGCGGCAAGCGCGTGATCGTGGCGATCTCGCGCGGCGGCTATTACGGCGCGGAGACGCCATACGTGGCCGGCGAACATCTCGAAACCTATCTGCGCTGGGTGTTCGGCTTCATGGGGATCACCAACGTCGAATTCATCCCGGCCGACGGCATCCAGGTCGGGCCGGAGCACCGCGAAAAGGCGATCGCCGGCGCGCTGCAGTCGGCAACGAGTCTGCGCGCGGCCTAG
- a CDS encoding SDR family oxidoreductase, whose translation MRLKNKTALITGGNSGIGLATAKLFVAEGAKVVITGRNKETLEAAAKELGPNALALAADATDIAATEAAIKQGAEKFGKFDIVFANAGIAGGTPLGSATLEVFEKVISTNLTGVFFTVQAALPHLNDNASIILNGSVISVLGIPGYSAYGAAKAGVRAMARIMASELSPRGIRVNVVAPGAIRTPIWGPATATPEAEKAFEKRIALSTPLGRIGETDHVAKTVLFLASDDSAHVQGQEIFVDGGAVASPSGAPIYRG comes from the coding sequence GTGAGATTGAAGAACAAGACGGCCCTGATCACCGGCGGCAACAGCGGCATTGGGCTTGCGACGGCCAAACTGTTCGTCGCCGAGGGCGCCAAGGTGGTGATTACCGGCCGTAACAAGGAGACGCTGGAAGCGGCCGCAAAAGAGCTCGGGCCGAACGCGCTCGCGCTGGCTGCCGACGCGACCGACATCGCCGCGACGGAAGCTGCGATCAAGCAGGGCGCGGAAAAGTTCGGCAAGTTCGACATCGTGTTCGCCAATGCCGGCATCGCCGGCGGCACGCCGCTGGGATCAGCGACGCTGGAAGTCTTCGAGAAGGTCATCAGCACCAACCTCACCGGCGTGTTCTTCACTGTTCAGGCCGCGCTGCCTCATCTCAACGACAATGCATCGATCATCCTCAACGGTTCGGTGATCTCGGTGCTCGGCATTCCCGGCTATTCCGCTTACGGCGCTGCCAAGGCGGGCGTGCGGGCGATGGCGCGGATCATGGCCTCGGAGCTGTCGCCGCGCGGCATCCGCGTCAACGTGGTCGCGCCGGGCGCGATCCGCACGCCGATCTGGGGTCCCGCGACCGCGACGCCGGAGGCCGAGAAGGCGTTCGAGAAACGGATTGCGCTGTCGACGCCGCTCGGCCGCATCGGTGAAACCGATCACGTCGCCAAGACGGTGCTGTTCCTTGCCTCCGATGATTCCGCCCATGTGCAGGGCCAGGAGATCTTCGTGGACGGCGGCGCGGTCGCCTCTCCGAGCGGCGCGCCGATCTATCGGGGCTGA
- a CDS encoding winged helix-turn-helix transcriptional regulator — MVKRTSFEDDACPIARSLDALGDWWSLLIIREALFGLRRFGEFQSKLGMAKNILSARLRALVDHGILATAPASDGSAYSEYVLTPKGRGTFPILVALRQWSEEFDDHPEEIATILVDREKGRPVKKLEMRAEDGRLLSPADTTLKPRPAPRRRTA; from the coding sequence ATGGTGAAAAGAACGAGCTTTGAGGACGACGCCTGCCCGATCGCGCGCTCACTGGACGCGCTCGGCGACTGGTGGTCGCTGCTGATCATTCGGGAGGCGCTGTTCGGCCTCCGCCGCTTCGGCGAGTTTCAGAGCAAACTCGGCATGGCCAAGAACATCCTGTCAGCGCGCCTGCGCGCGCTGGTCGACCACGGCATCCTGGCAACCGCCCCCGCTTCCGACGGCAGCGCCTATTCCGAATATGTGCTGACGCCAAAGGGCCGCGGCACCTTCCCGATCCTGGTGGCGCTGCGGCAATGGAGCGAGGAGTTCGACGACCACCCCGAGGAAATCGCAACCATTCTGGTCGATCGCGAGAAGGGTCGCCCGGTGAAAAAGCTGGAGATGCGCGCGGAGGATGGGCGGCTGCTCTCGCCGGCGGATACGACATTGAAGCCGCGGCCCGCGCCTCGGCGACGGACGGCGTAA
- a CDS encoding flavodoxin family protein, with translation MPLLAIVYFSITGTTETLAHAVARGAAGATEIALCRIAGDAIVSGRFHNEALLETIDRASAVAFGSPTYMGGPAAQFKAFADSSSDRWTRQRWAGKIAAGFTTGACAGGDQLHTLSYFSILAAQHGMLWCGLDIPGGEDSSGRNRLGSQLGLATHLVDRTLPQSDLSTAEYLGERLAKMASRNG, from the coding sequence ATGCCCCTGCTCGCTATCGTCTATTTTTCGATTACCGGCACCACCGAAACGCTCGCGCATGCGGTGGCGCGCGGCGCGGCAGGGGCAACAGAGATCGCACTCTGCCGGATCGCTGGCGACGCCATCGTATCAGGTCGTTTCCACAACGAGGCCTTGCTGGAGACGATCGACCGCGCCAGTGCAGTCGCATTTGGCAGCCCGACCTACATGGGCGGACCAGCGGCGCAATTCAAAGCATTTGCAGACTCTTCAAGCGACCGATGGACCAGGCAGCGATGGGCGGGCAAGATCGCAGCCGGATTCACGACCGGCGCCTGCGCAGGCGGCGATCAACTGCACACGTTGAGCTATTTTTCGATTCTGGCTGCCCAGCACGGCATGCTCTGGTGCGGACTGGATATTCCGGGAGGAGAGGATTCGAGCGGCCGGAATCGCTTGGGCAGCCAGCTTGGCTTGGCGACGCATCTGGTCGACCGCACCTTGCCACAGAGCGATTTGAGCACGGCCGAATATCTCGGCGAGCGCTTGGCGAAAATGGCAAGCCGCAACGGCTAG